A single window of Nicotiana sylvestris chromosome 3, ASM39365v2, whole genome shotgun sequence DNA harbors:
- the LOC104231951 gene encoding probable auxin efflux carrier component 1c translates to MITLSDFYHVMTAVVPLYVAMILAYGSVKWWKIFSPDQCSGINRFVALFAVPLLSFHFIAANNPYTMNIRFIAADTLQKLIVLGALAIWANFSKRGSLEWSITLFSLSTLPNTLVMGIPLLKGMYGDFSGSLMVQIVVLQCIIWYTLMLFMFEFRGARMLISEQFPDTAGSIVSIHVDSDVMSLDGRQVLETEAEVKEDGKLHVTVRKSNASRSDIFSRRSQGFSSTTPRPSNLTNAEIYSLQSSRNPTPRGSSFNHTDFYSMVAGGRNSNFGANDVYGMSASRGPTPRPSNYEEESGKSRFNYNHGAAAQQSNTNNNTTHYPAPNPGMFSPSNGAKAVGSNTNNKKGNKGEEGGKDLHMFVWSSSASPVSDVFGGHDYGANLDQNTAKDVRVPISPGKVEVQRNNQENYMERDDFSFANRDAEMNINNQEGEKGGENKAKVMPPTSVMTRLILIMVWRKLIRNPNTYSSLFGLTWSLVSFRWNLKMPAIIAQSISILSDAGLGMAMFSLGLFMALQPRIIACGNSTAAFAMAVRFLTGPAVMAAASIAVGLRGVLLHVAIVQAALPQGIVPFVFAKEYNVHPDILSTGVIFGMLIALPITLVYYILMGL, encoded by the exons ATGATAACTTTATCTGATTTCTACCATGTTATGACTGCTGTTGTGCCACTTTATGTGGCTATGATATTAGCTTATGGTTCTGTTAAATGGTGGAAGATTTTTTCACCTGACCAGTGTTCTGGTATTAACAGATTTGTTGCACTTTTCGCAGTTCCACTTCTCTCTTTCCACTTTATAGCTGCTAATAATCCTTACACTATGAACATACGGTTCATTGCTGCTGACACTCTTCAGAAACTTATTGTTCTTGGAGCTCTTGCTATTTGGGCTAATTTTAGCAAAAGGGGTAGTTTAGAATGGAGTATAACACTCTTTTCTTTATCAACTCTTCCAAATACTTTAGTTATGGGTATTCCTTTGTTAAAAGGAATGTATGGTGATTTTTCAGGGAGTTTAATGGTTCAAATAGTTGTACTACAGTGTATTATTTGGTACACTTTGATGCTTTTTATGTTTGAGTTCAGAGGTGCAAGGATGCTGATCTCTGAGCAATTTCCTGATACTGCTGGCTCAATTGTCTCAATCCATGTTGATTCTGATGTCATGTCATTAGATGGTAGACAAGTTTTGGAAACTGAAGCTGAAGTGAAAGAAGATGGAAAACTTCATGTTACTGTTAGAAAATCAAATGCCTCAAGGTCTGATATATTTTCAAGAAGGTCACAGGGATTTTCTTCTACAACTCCAAGACCATCAAATTTAACAAATGCAGAGATTTACTCTCTACAATCTTCAAGAAATCCAACTCCAAGAGGGTCAAGTTTTAACCATACTGATTTTTACTCAATGGTTGCTGGTGGGAGAAACTCAAACTTTGGTGCAAATGATGTTTATGGGATGTCAGCTTCAAGAGGACCAACTCCTAGACCTTCAAATTATGAGGAAGAAAGTGGAAAATCAAGATTTAATTACAACCATGGAGCTGCAGCACAACAAAGTAATACTAATAATAATACTACTCATTATCCAGCTCCAAATCCTGGTATGTTTTCACCTAGTAATGGTGCAAAAGCAGTGGGTTCTAACACTAATAACAAGAAAGGTAACAAAGGAGAGGAAGGTGGTAAAGATCTTCATATGTTTGTTTGGAGTTCAAGTGCTTCTCCTGTTTCTGATGTATTTGGTGGTCATGATTATGGAGCTAATTTAGACCAGAATACAGCTAAGGATGTAAGAGTACCTATCTCTCCTGGAAAAG TTGAGGTGCAAAGAAACAATCAAGAAAACTACATGGAGAGAGATGACTTTAGCTTTGCAAATAGAGATGCAGAAATGAATATTAACAACCAAGAAGGTGAAAAAGGTGGAGAAAATAAAGCAAAGGTTATGCCACCAACAAGTGTAATGACTAGGCTTATACTAATTATGGTTTGGAGGAAACTTATTAGAAATCCAAACACTTATTCAAGCTTGTTTGGTCTCACTTGGTCTCTAGTTTCATTCAG gtGGAATTTGAAGATGCCTGCTATAATTGCACAGTCCATATCTATATTGTCAGATGCAGGACTTGGCATGGCAATGTTCAGTCTAG GTCTGTTTATGGCTTTGCAACCAAGGATAATAGCATGTGGGAATTCTACAGCAGCTTTTGCTATGGCTGTGAGATTCCTTACAGGTCCAGCTGTCATGGCAGCTGCTTCCATTGCTGTTGGCCTTCGTGGAGTTCTCTTACACGTAGCCATTGTACAG GCAGCTCTACCCCAAGGAATTGTCCCCTTTGTCTTCGCCAAGGAATACAACGTTCACCCTGACATTCTTAGCACGGG TGTCATTTTTGGGATGTTGATTGCCTTGCCGATTACACTGGTCTACTACATTTTGATGGGACTTTAA
- the LOC104231876 gene encoding protein C2-DOMAIN ABA-RELATED 4-like has translation MDNLLGLLRIRVKKGVNLAVRDVRSSDPYVVVKMGKQKLKTRVVKKDVNPEWNEDLTLSVADPNLPVKLTVYDHDLFSKDDKMGDAEFDIKPFLEALKMNLTGLPGGTIITRIQPCRSNCLAEESNVVWKDGQVVQDMCLRLRNVECGEVELQLQWINLPGSRGL, from the exons ATGGACAACCTTTTGGGTCTTCTGAGAATAAGAGTCAAGAAAGGTGTGAATCTCGCCGTTCGTGATGTTCGCAGCAGTGATCCTTACGTTGTTGTCAAGATGGGTAAACAG AAATTGAAGACCCGAGTTGTAAAGAAGGATGTTAATcctgaatggaatgaagatttaACTCTTTCTGTTGCAGATCCCAATCTTCCTGTTAAGCTG ACAGTCTATGATCATGATTTGTTCAGCAAGGATGACAAAATGGGAGATGCAGAATTTGACATCAAGCCATTTTTAGAGGCTCTCAAGATGAACTTAACTGGCCTCCCAGGTGGCACCATTATTACAAGAATACAACCGTGCAGATCCAACTGTCTGGCTGAAGAGTCTAACGTCGTATGGAAAGATGGTCAGGTTGTGCAAGATATGTGCCTAAGATTGAGAAATGTGGAATGTGGAGAGGTCGAACTTCAACTTCAGTGGATCAACCTTCCTGGCTCCAGGGGTTTATAG